Proteins from one Homalodisca vitripennis isolate AUS2020 chromosome 3, UT_GWSS_2.1, whole genome shotgun sequence genomic window:
- the LOC124358050 gene encoding LIRP-like isoform X2 yields the protein MKSFLLVAYCLVLSYADDDEMFPMEKRGSRKHYCGPELRGTLMLICDGIYKRSGPADSSSVHEDWMMHFMGMDDLGTANNFPFQSRTRAFAMFPGYLRRQTRGVADECCSKACTIAELATYCGPRPKSKS from the exons ATGAAGAGTTTCCTGCTTGTTGCGTACTGCCTGGTCCTCAGTTATGCGGATGACGATGAAATGTTTCCAATGGAGAAGAGAGGCTCCCGCAAGCACTACTGTGGTCCAGAACTCAGAGGCACCCTCATGCTCATTTGTGATGGCATCTATAAACGCAGTGGACCAG CTGACAGTAGTTCTGTGCACGAGGATTGGATGATGCATTTTATGGGAATGGATGATCTTGGCACTGCCAACAACTTCCCATTCCAATCTCGCACAAGGGCGTTCGCCATGTTTCCCGGATACTTGAGGCGACAAACGCGTGGCGTAGCGGACGAATGCTGCTCCAAAGCTTGCACCATCGCTGAACTCGCCACCTACTGTGGCCCTCGCCCCAAATCTAAGTCTTAA
- the LOC124358049 gene encoding 3-oxoacyl-[acyl-carrier-protein] reductase FabG-like, with product MFSDKVVLVTGASSGIGAATAVEFAKSGAKLSLTGRNEQNLQNVASECEKVSKMKPLTVIADVAVEADVKNVLDSTVKHFGRLDVLVNNAGISGSGSIENTSLQQYDEILNTNLRSVYHLTMLAVPYLARSRGNIVNVSSTAGIRSFPGFLAYSLSKSAVDQFTRCVALELAGKQVRVNCVDPGVIVTELQRRRGMDDESYQQFLEKSKQHHALGRVGQPGEVADAILFLASEKANFITGVNLPVDGGRHAMCPM from the coding sequence TCCGATAAAGTCGTGTTGGTCACCGGAGCTAGTTCTGGAATCGGAGCAGCCACCGCAGTGGAATTCGCCAAGTCCGGAGCCAAGTTATCGCTCACAGGTAGAAATGAACAGAATTTACAAAACGTCGCTTCAGAGTGTGAGAAAGTGAGTAAAATGAAACCTCTCACGGTGATCGCTGATGTCGCAGTGGAAGCCGACGTGAAGAACGTTCTGGACTCGACCGTAAAACACTTCGGCAGACTCGACGTTCTCGTGAATAACGCTGGAATCTCCGGATCCGGCTCGATCGAAAACACTTCCCTGCAGCAGTATGACGAGATCCTGAACACCAACCTGAGATCGGTCTACCACCTGACGATGCTAGCGGTGCCGTACCTCGCCCGATCACGAGGGAACATCGTGAACGTCTCGAGCACGGCGGGCATCCGCTCGTTCCCGGGATTCTTGGCCTACAGTCTGTCCAAGTCCGCGGTGGACCAGTTCACTCGATGCGTGGCTCTGGAGCTGGCCGGGAAGCAGGTCCGGGTCAACTGTGTGGATCCCGGAGTGATAGTGACGGAGCTGCAGCGTCGCCGTGGGATGGACGATGAGAGTTATCAGCAGTTCCTGGAGAAGAGCAAGCAGCACCACGCTCTCGGTAGAGTGGGGCAGCCCGGTGAGGTCGCAGACGCTATCCTGTTCCTGGCCAGTGAGAAGGCCAACTTCATCACCGGAGTCAATCTTCCTGTAGACGGTGGTCGGCACGCCATGTGCCCTATGTAG
- the LOC124358050 gene encoding LIRP-like isoform X1, with product MNVANSQRCKHSLHVMKSFLLVAYCLVLSYADDDEMFPMEKRGSRKHYCGPELRGTLMLICDGIYKRSGPADSSSVHEDWMMHFMGMDDLGTANNFPFQSRTRAFAMFPGYLRRQTRGVADECCSKACTIAELATYCGPRPKSKS from the exons ATGAATGTGGCTAACTCCCAACGATGTAAACATTCACTACATGTG ATGAAGAGTTTCCTGCTTGTTGCGTACTGCCTGGTCCTCAGTTATGCGGATGACGATGAAATGTTTCCAATGGAGAAGAGAGGCTCCCGCAAGCACTACTGTGGTCCAGAACTCAGAGGCACCCTCATGCTCATTTGTGATGGCATCTATAAACGCAGTGGACCAG CTGACAGTAGTTCTGTGCACGAGGATTGGATGATGCATTTTATGGGAATGGATGATCTTGGCACTGCCAACAACTTCCCATTCCAATCTCGCACAAGGGCGTTCGCCATGTTTCCCGGATACTTGAGGCGACAAACGCGTGGCGTAGCGGACGAATGCTGCTCCAAAGCTTGCACCATCGCTGAACTCGCCACCTACTGTGGCCCTCGCCCCAAATCTAAGTCTTAA